The Streptomyces sp. NBC_01353 genome contains a region encoding:
- a CDS encoding DUF2293 domain-containing protein, translating into MDLVAPVVVEPLKRRRCSECRQGPLERMIVEFNAPVCLDCADLGHLVFLRRGDTALTRRAREGSSLWAVVVRHNRRRTRYERQGLLVEEAALARAEAACLADAEARARRRARDAARRADRDAEVTAALEAEILRLFPRCPADRAAEIAGHAAQKGSGRVGRTAAGRALDRGAVTAAVRAAVRHVDTEYDTLLMRGVPRHQARMRVAPAIEAVLRAWRRA; encoded by the coding sequence ATGGACCTGGTGGCACCCGTCGTCGTCGAACCGCTCAAGCGCCGCCGCTGCTCGGAGTGCCGGCAGGGCCCGCTGGAGCGGATGATCGTCGAGTTCAACGCACCCGTCTGCCTCGACTGCGCCGACCTGGGCCATCTGGTGTTCCTGCGCCGCGGGGACACCGCGCTCACCCGGCGGGCGCGCGAGGGCAGTTCGCTCTGGGCGGTGGTCGTACGGCACAACCGGCGTCGTACGCGGTACGAGCGTCAGGGGCTGCTCGTCGAGGAGGCCGCGCTCGCCCGGGCGGAGGCCGCCTGTCTGGCGGACGCGGAGGCGCGGGCGCGGCGCCGGGCCCGTGACGCCGCGCGCCGCGCGGATCGGGACGCCGAGGTCACGGCGGCGCTGGAGGCCGAGATCCTGCGGCTGTTTCCCCGCTGCCCGGCCGATCGGGCCGCGGAGATCGCGGGCCACGCCGCGCAGAAGGGCAGCGGCCGGGTGGGACGTACGGCGGCCGGTCGGGCACTGGACCGGGGTGCGGTCACAGCGGCCGTACGGGCGGCCGTACGCCATGTCGACACCGAGTACGACACGCTGCTCATGCGGGGCGTACCCCGCCACCAGGCCCGGATGAGGGTCGCACCGGCCATCGAGGCGGTGCTCCGGGCCTGGCGCCGTGCATGA
- a CDS encoding chaplin, translating into MRQIRRSGLATLMVTGGALALSAGAAHADSGAQGAAVGSPGVISGNTVQLPVHVPVNVCGNTVNVIGLLNPAAGNRCANVSTSDGYGSDADGGGRTHKDMPGTPRAGAPGGGANNGGHSGGNSSNGGGALAEGHAVGSPGVLSGNGLQLPIDLPVNVAGNSVNVVGIGNPAIGNTAVNGPSQPEEPGEGPGEEPNRNVPFKPQPVPVTDTETEPQAPTPGPQTSSVALASTGSELVGSAAAAGAALLLGGALVYRRARRMGAQV; encoded by the coding sequence ATGAGGCAGATTCGCCGAAGTGGTCTGGCCACACTGATGGTCACGGGTGGCGCGCTGGCGCTCTCGGCGGGCGCCGCCCACGCCGACTCCGGCGCACAGGGCGCCGCGGTCGGTTCCCCGGGTGTGATCTCCGGCAACACGGTTCAGCTGCCGGTGCACGTCCCGGTCAATGTCTGCGGGAACACCGTCAATGTCATCGGACTGCTCAATCCGGCCGCGGGCAACCGCTGCGCGAACGTCAGCACGTCCGACGGGTACGGCTCCGACGCGGACGGTGGTGGCCGGACGCACAAGGACATGCCCGGCACCCCGCGCGCCGGCGCGCCCGGCGGCGGTGCGAACAATGGCGGACACAGCGGGGGCAACTCCTCCAACGGCGGTGGCGCTCTCGCCGAAGGCCACGCCGTGGGTTCGCCCGGCGTGCTCTCCGGCAACGGACTCCAGCTGCCGATCGACCTGCCCGTGAACGTCGCCGGCAACTCGGTCAACGTGGTCGGCATCGGCAACCCGGCCATCGGCAACACCGCGGTCAACGGCCCCTCCCAGCCCGAGGAGCCCGGCGAGGGGCCCGGCGAGGAGCCGAACCGGAACGTGCCCTTCAAGCCGCAGCCCGTCCCGGTCACCGACACCGAGACCGAGCCTCAGGCCCCGACGCCCGGCCCGCAGACCAGCTCGGTCGCGCTCGCCAGCACGGGTTCGGAGCTCGTCGGCTCCGCGGCCGCGGCCGGCGCGGCGCTCCTGCTCGGCGGCGCCCTGGTCTACCGTCGCGCCCGCCGCATGGGCGCGCAGGTCTGA
- a CDS encoding AraC family transcriptional regulator has protein sequence MDQEVRGIDELLRDETVRERRGALCRRIETAGITVHDILCCEDRTAFVGPGYEDRHTVVLTRSGGYLRRISGEEFFVDPTGGYLTRPGDEHRVAHPVGAGDRSTDIRIGEQLFADRFDGRPGTRRFTVSGTTDLHHRALLAAARRGADPFELAERLHRLLDLIAASAGHWRANTTARPSTARVHGDLVRDTCAALATGTPALRLSLEELARVVGVSPHHLSRVFHAVTGTTLTRYRNQLRVRGVLHALEEGEDSLRTLSYAYGFADQAHLTRMCRSQTGHVPSAVRSLLTDRA, from the coding sequence TTGGACCAGGAAGTCCGCGGCATCGACGAGTTGCTCCGTGACGAGACCGTACGAGAGCGGCGCGGAGCGCTCTGCCGACGGATCGAGACCGCCGGGATCACCGTCCACGACATCCTCTGCTGCGAGGACCGGACGGCCTTCGTCGGGCCCGGGTACGAAGATCGGCACACCGTGGTCCTCACCCGTTCCGGCGGGTATCTGCGACGGATCTCGGGCGAAGAGTTCTTCGTCGACCCCACCGGCGGCTATCTGACCCGCCCCGGCGACGAACACCGGGTGGCCCATCCGGTGGGCGCCGGCGACCGCTCCACGGACATCCGTATCGGCGAGCAGCTCTTCGCGGACCGCTTCGACGGCCGTCCCGGCACCCGCAGGTTCACCGTCTCCGGCACCACCGACCTGCACCACCGCGCCCTCCTGGCCGCCGCCCGGCGCGGCGCCGACCCCTTCGAACTGGCCGAACGGCTCCACCGATTACTGGACCTGATCGCCGCCTCCGCCGGCCATTGGCGCGCCAACACCACCGCCCGTCCCTCCACCGCGCGCGTGCACGGCGATCTGGTCCGCGACACCTGCGCCGCCCTCGCCACCGGCACCCCGGCGCTCCGGCTCTCCCTCGAGGAACTGGCCCGCGTCGTCGGCGTCTCCCCGCACCATCTGAGCCGCGTCTTCCACGCGGTCACGGGAACGACCCTCACGCGCTACCGCAACCAACTGCGCGTCCGTGGCGTCCTGCACGCCCTGGAGGAGGGCGAGGACAGCCTGCGGACCCTCTCGTACGCCTACGGCTTCGCCGACCAGGCACATCTGACCCGGATGTGCCGCAGCCAGACGGGCCATGTTCCCAGCGCCGTACGAAGCCTCCTCACGGATCGAGCATGA
- a CDS encoding SWIM zinc finger family protein, translated as MSPRRPPAARFAGPRHDDRRRTFPALAPRESPSAQGRGVTPTDGRFAATWWGNAWVDALEDTALDPARLARGKAYAGRGHVDAITVTPGRVVAYVHGTRPRPYRTEIRLRTLGDDGWERFLDEIAARPDHIAALLDKDIPHAVEAVTGLLPAPGDLIPDCSCPDDGFPCKHAAALCYQSARLLDEDPFVLFLMRGRGEQELLAALTQRNAARSAAEQTASVPPMATVPARAALAPNPGHALPPLPPPLPAPAHPGRPPAYPPDPDAPDPLALDLLATEAAARAHAFLVTGHDPVAALTPWQDAVRLAAAHPGSGLTASTRALYRDLAYALDRTPSDLARAVAAWRQGGLAGLAVLEEPWDPPAGPFDRARPALLASDFPAFRPWRNRLSTRSLQLRFGRDGLWYGYESDADREDWWPRGTPDPDPVGALTDLLGH; from the coding sequence ATGAGCCCCCGCCGCCCCCCGGCCGCCCGGTTCGCCGGCCCGCGCCACGACGACCGGCGCCGGACGTTCCCGGCGCTCGCCCCGCGTGAGTCCCCCTCCGCTCAGGGGCGTGGGGTGACCCCCACGGACGGCCGGTTCGCCGCCACCTGGTGGGGCAACGCCTGGGTGGACGCACTGGAGGACACCGCCCTCGACCCCGCCCGCCTCGCCCGCGGCAAGGCGTACGCCGGGCGCGGTCACGTCGACGCGATCACGGTCACCCCCGGCCGGGTCGTCGCCTACGTCCACGGCACCCGCCCCCGCCCGTACCGCACCGAGATCCGGCTGCGCACACTCGGCGACGACGGCTGGGAGCGCTTCCTGGACGAGATCGCCGCGCGGCCCGACCACATCGCCGCCCTCCTCGACAAGGACATCCCGCACGCCGTCGAGGCCGTCACCGGCCTGCTGCCCGCACCCGGGGACCTCATCCCCGACTGTTCTTGCCCGGACGACGGCTTCCCCTGCAAGCACGCCGCCGCCCTCTGCTACCAGTCGGCCCGACTCCTCGACGAGGACCCGTTCGTCCTCTTCCTCATGCGCGGCCGCGGCGAGCAAGAGCTCCTCGCCGCCCTCACCCAGCGCAACGCGGCCCGCTCCGCCGCCGAGCAGACGGCGTCCGTACCGCCGATGGCCACGGTCCCGGCCCGCGCCGCCCTCGCCCCGAACCCCGGTCACGCCCTGCCGCCGCTGCCCCCACCGCTCCCGGCCCCCGCGCATCCCGGCCGTCCTCCGGCCTACCCCCCGGACCCCGACGCCCCGGACCCCCTCGCCCTGGACCTGCTCGCCACGGAGGCCGCCGCCCGCGCCCACGCCTTCTTGGTGACCGGACACGACCCCGTCGCCGCCCTCACCCCTTGGCAGGACGCCGTGCGGCTGGCCGCCGCACACCCCGGTTCCGGACTCACCGCCTCCACCCGCGCGCTGTACCGGGACCTCGCCTACGCCCTCGACCGCACACCCAGCGACCTGGCCCGCGCCGTCGCCGCCTGGCGTCAGGGCGGCCTCGCCGGGCTCGCCGTCCTCGAAGAGCCCTGGGACCCGCCCGCCGGCCCCTTCGACCGGGCCCGACCCGCCCTGCTCGCCTCCGACTTCCCCGCCTTCCGCCCCTGGCGCAACCGGCTGTCGACGCGATCCCTCCAGCTCCGCTTCGGCCGTGACGGACTCTGGTACGGGTACGAGTCGGACGCCGACCGCGAGGACTGGTGGCCGCGCGGCACCCCCGACCCCGACCCCGTCGGCGCACTCACCGATCTGCTCGGCCACTGA
- a CDS encoding MFS transporter yields the protein MLAVCAGYFMVILDVTILNVAVPVIGRELSASLTGIQWITDGYTLVFAGFLLTGGALGDRLGNRRIFCAGVVVFIVSSAACAVAPSTPFLVTARLVEGLGAALIVPGSLALLQQAYPAPAARSRAFGLWGSMAGIAASAGPLLGGLLVSTVGWRWVFLINLPVGAACLMLTLRHVGRSPRRSTRALDWPAQCAVVAGVALLTGALNEAGRRGWSDPLVLGGLGLAVLAAVAFVVRERLARSPALPLDLLRSRAMGGGAVIGLLFNFGFYGMVFTASLEFQQHRGFSALETGLALFPAVAMTMFASVLSGRLARRTGDRPLVVSGMLLAALGLAGWAAAGADPAYALLVAPMMAAGFGTSFALTGSTVTVMGAAPAAYSGTASALFNTTRQIGSATGVALGGSLLATAAAGTGVRVSMAVGALAYLTAAVLAWLCVPAKAPGT from the coding sequence CTGCTGGCGGTGTGCGCCGGATACTTCATGGTGATCCTGGACGTGACGATCCTCAACGTCGCCGTGCCGGTGATCGGCCGGGAGCTGTCGGCCTCGCTCACCGGAATCCAGTGGATCACCGACGGGTACACACTGGTCTTCGCCGGATTCCTGCTGACCGGTGGCGCGCTGGGCGACCGGCTCGGCAACCGCCGGATCTTCTGCGCGGGCGTCGTCGTGTTCATCGTGTCCTCCGCCGCGTGCGCGGTCGCCCCCAGCACGCCCTTCCTCGTGACGGCCCGCCTGGTGGAGGGGCTCGGCGCCGCGCTGATCGTGCCCGGCTCCCTCGCCCTGCTCCAGCAGGCCTACCCGGCACCGGCCGCACGATCGCGGGCCTTCGGACTGTGGGGTTCGATGGCGGGCATCGCCGCCTCCGCCGGGCCGCTCCTGGGCGGGCTGCTCGTCTCCACCGTGGGTTGGCGCTGGGTTTTCCTCATCAACCTGCCCGTCGGCGCGGCCTGTCTCATGCTGACCTTGCGGCACGTGGGACGCTCGCCGCGGCGATCCACCCGGGCCCTGGACTGGCCCGCGCAGTGCGCGGTCGTCGCGGGGGTGGCACTGCTGACGGGGGCGCTGAACGAGGCCGGACGGCGGGGCTGGTCCGATCCGCTCGTTCTCGGCGGGTTGGGCCTGGCCGTGCTGGCCGCCGTCGCGTTCGTGGTGCGCGAGCGGCTGGCCCGGTCCCCCGCCCTCCCGCTGGACCTGCTGCGTTCCCGCGCGATGGGCGGCGGAGCCGTCATCGGCCTGCTGTTCAACTTCGGCTTCTACGGCATGGTGTTCACCGCCAGCCTGGAGTTTCAGCAGCACCGTGGCTTCAGCGCCCTCGAAACGGGTCTTGCGTTGTTCCCGGCCGTGGCGATGACCATGTTCGCGTCCGTCCTGTCCGGACGGCTGGCCCGCCGCACCGGCGACCGTCCGCTGGTGGTCTCCGGCATGCTCCTGGCCGCCCTGGGGCTGGCCGGCTGGGCCGCCGCGGGCGCCGACCCCGCCTACGCGCTGCTGGTGGCCCCGATGATGGCCGCGGGGTTCGGTACCTCCTTCGCCCTCACCGGCTCGACCGTCACCGTGATGGGTGCCGCACCGGCGGCGTACTCGGGAACCGCGTCCGCCCTGTTCAACACCACCCGACAGATCGGGAGCGCCACCGGGGTCGCGCTCGGGGGCAGCCTGCTCGCCACGGCCGCCGCCGGCACCGGAGTGCGCGTCAGCATGGCCGTCGGCGCGCTCGCCTATCTGACGGCCGCCGTCCTCGCCTGGCTGTGCGTACCGGCGAAGGCCCCTGGGACGTAG
- a CDS encoding pyridoxal phosphate-dependent aminotransferase, producing the protein MEFRQSSKLSEVCYEIRGPVIEHANALEEAGHSVLRLNTGNPALFGFEAPEEIVQDMIRMLPKAHGYTDSRGILSARRAVAQRYQAMGLPDVDVDDVFLGNGVSELVSMAVQALLEDGDEVLIPAPDFPLWTAVTTLAGGKAVHYLCDESADWYPDLDDMAAKITDRTRAVVIINPNNPTGAVYPREIVEGILDLARRHGLMVFADEIYDQIVYDEAVHYPAASLAPDLVVLTFGGLSKTYRVAGFRSGWLVVSGPQQHAKSYLEGLTMLASMRLCPNAPAQYAIQAALGGRQSIHELTAPGGRLHEQRDKAWEKLNEIPGVSCVKPKGALYAFPRLDPKVHKIHDDERFVLDLLLREKIQVVQGTGFNWPRPDHFRILTLPYADDLDAAISRIGRFLSGYRQ; encoded by the coding sequence ATGGAGTTCCGGCAGTCGAGCAAGCTGAGCGAGGTCTGCTACGAGATTCGGGGCCCGGTCATCGAGCACGCCAACGCCCTGGAGGAAGCGGGCCACAGCGTCCTGCGCCTCAACACCGGGAACCCCGCGCTCTTCGGCTTCGAGGCGCCGGAGGAGATCGTCCAGGACATGATCCGGATGCTCCCGAAGGCCCACGGCTACACCGACTCCCGCGGCATCCTCTCCGCCCGCCGCGCCGTCGCCCAGCGCTACCAGGCCATGGGCCTGCCGGACGTCGACGTCGACGACGTCTTTCTCGGCAACGGCGTCTCCGAGCTGGTCTCCATGGCCGTCCAGGCGCTCCTGGAGGACGGCGACGAGGTCCTGATCCCCGCCCCCGACTTCCCCCTGTGGACGGCGGTGACCACCCTCGCGGGCGGCAAGGCCGTGCACTACCTGTGCGACGAGTCGGCCGACTGGTACCCGGACCTCGACGACATGGCCGCGAAGATCACCGACCGCACCCGTGCCGTCGTGATCATCAACCCCAACAACCCCACGGGCGCCGTGTATCCGCGCGAGATCGTCGAGGGCATCCTCGACCTCGCCCGCCGCCACGGCCTGATGGTCTTCGCCGACGAGATCTACGACCAGATCGTCTACGACGAGGCGGTCCACTATCCGGCCGCCTCTCTCGCCCCCGACCTCGTCGTCCTCACCTTCGGCGGACTGTCGAAGACGTACCGGGTGGCGGGCTTCCGCTCCGGCTGGCTGGTCGTCAGCGGCCCGCAGCAGCACGCGAAGAGCTACCTGGAAGGCCTGACCATGCTGGCCTCCATGCGGCTGTGTCCGAATGCCCCCGCCCAGTACGCCATCCAGGCCGCGCTCGGCGGCCGGCAGTCGATCCACGAGCTCACCGCCCCGGGCGGCAGGCTCCACGAGCAGCGCGACAAGGCCTGGGAGAAGCTCAACGAGATCCCCGGCGTCTCCTGTGTGAAGCCGAAGGGCGCGCTCTACGCCTTCCCGCGCCTGGACCCGAAGGTGCACAAGATCCACGACGACGAGAGGTTCGTCCTCGACCTGCTGCTGCGCGAGAAGATCCAGGTGGTGCAGGGCACGGGATTCAACTGGCCTCGACCGGACCACTTCCGCATCCTGACGTTGCCGTACGCCGACGACCTCGACGCGGCGATCAGCCGCATCGGCCGCTTCCTGAGCGGCTACCGGCAGTAG
- a CDS encoding DEAD/DEAH box helicase — MSSAVTHTWQTSAAVFLPAALPRDGRVAFWAPDGDELPVPAAGDRMTETGTPGDGGPGTGGAELTVVRRHGAGVRSREVPAVILGVAEALPHLVAARHHPAAHPATACWGAAALHALQLVARGRLLPGLTADDLDAWRAGPLDADDIAHLRAVAAAMPPEGHAVPAPGLSPLQLPEPEALVRAFLDAVADTLPRTPAAAHAAGAPFAARTAQHLPRARAWATEAAAGMDAGVRVSLRLDLAGYELFDIAEEGGDERQAAAALLQIHSLADPTLVIDAAALWEGGGDDLFGPRARIDAVLALRRAARVWSPLGRLLERDVPDVLALTEDELYELLGPAAARLADAGVAVHWPRELARSLSASAVVRPALSAPGSATDGTTFFDSEELLRFNWQLALDGDPLTEREMDTLAESHRPIVRLRDQWVVVDPDLVRKARKRELGLLEPVDALAVALSGTAEVDGETVQAVPVGALATLRDRLVAGPESITPPAGLDATLRDYQLRGLAWLDLMTSLGLGGCLADDMGLGKTVTLIALHLRRARRAPTLVVCPASLLGNWQREIRRFAPGVPVRRFHGADRSLDGLDEGPGTGGFVLTTYGTLRTSAPQLAGQEWGMVVADEAQHVKNPFSATAKALRTIPTPARVALTGTPVENNLSELWALLDWTTPGLLGPLKAFRSRHARAVENSEEIENEEAVERLARLVRPFLLRRRKSDPGIVPELPPKTESDHPVALTREQASLYEAVVRETMAQIEGAEGIARRGLVMKLLTSLKQICNHPAQYLKEQTAKGGGTARLAGRSGKLALLDELLDTILAEDGAVLVFTQYVTMARLLADHLAARAIPAQLLHGGTPVAERERMVDRFQSGDVPVFLLSLKAAGTGLNLTRAGHVVHFDRWWNPAVEEQATDRAYRIGQTQPVQVHRLIAEGTVEDRIAEMLRAKRALADAVLGSGEAALTELTDRELADLVSLRRPS, encoded by the coding sequence GTGAGCAGCGCCGTGACACACACCTGGCAGACCAGCGCCGCCGTCTTCCTGCCTGCCGCCCTGCCCCGCGACGGCCGGGTCGCCTTCTGGGCCCCGGACGGCGACGAGCTGCCCGTTCCCGCAGCCGGCGACCGCATGACGGAGACGGGAACGCCCGGCGACGGCGGCCCGGGCACCGGGGGCGCCGAGCTCACCGTCGTACGCCGCCACGGCGCCGGAGTCCGCAGCCGCGAGGTTCCCGCCGTGATCCTCGGTGTCGCCGAGGCCCTGCCCCATCTGGTCGCCGCGCGCCACCACCCGGCCGCCCACCCCGCCACCGCCTGCTGGGGCGCCGCCGCCCTGCACGCCCTGCAGCTCGTCGCGCGGGGGCGTCTGCTGCCCGGGCTCACGGCCGACGACCTGGACGCCTGGCGGGCCGGTCCACTGGACGCGGACGACATCGCCCACCTGCGGGCCGTTGCCGCCGCCATGCCCCCCGAAGGCCACGCCGTCCCCGCCCCCGGCCTCAGCCCGCTCCAGCTCCCCGAGCCCGAGGCCCTGGTGCGGGCCTTCCTCGACGCCGTCGCCGACACCCTGCCCCGTACCCCCGCAGCGGCCCACGCGGCCGGCGCGCCGTTCGCCGCCCGTACTGCACAGCACCTGCCCCGCGCACGTGCCTGGGCGACCGAGGCCGCCGCCGGCATGGACGCCGGGGTCCGGGTCTCGCTCCGCCTCGACCTCGCCGGATACGAACTCTTCGACATCGCCGAGGAGGGCGGCGACGAGCGGCAGGCCGCCGCGGCCCTGCTCCAGATCCACAGCCTCGCCGACCCCACCCTCGTCATCGACGCCGCCGCCCTCTGGGAGGGTGGTGGAGACGACCTCTTCGGGCCGCGCGCCCGGATCGACGCCGTCCTCGCGCTCCGCCGCGCCGCCCGCGTCTGGTCGCCGCTCGGCAGGCTCCTGGAGCGCGACGTCCCCGACGTCCTCGCCCTGACCGAGGACGAGCTGTACGAACTCCTCGGCCCCGCCGCCGCCCGTCTCGCCGACGCCGGGGTCGCCGTCCACTGGCCACGCGAACTGGCGCGCTCGCTCAGCGCCTCCGCCGTGGTGCGGCCTGCGCTGTCCGCCCCCGGCTCCGCCACCGACGGCACCACCTTCTTCGACAGCGAGGAGCTGCTCCGCTTCAACTGGCAGCTCGCCCTCGACGGAGACCCGCTCACCGAGCGGGAGATGGACACCCTCGCCGAGTCCCACCGGCCCATCGTGCGGCTGCGCGACCAGTGGGTGGTCGTCGACCCCGACCTCGTCCGCAAGGCCCGCAAGCGGGAACTGGGCCTCCTGGAGCCCGTCGACGCCCTCGCCGTCGCCCTCAGCGGCACGGCGGAGGTGGACGGCGAGACCGTCCAGGCCGTGCCCGTAGGAGCCCTCGCCACCCTGCGGGACCGGCTCGTCGCCGGACCGGAGTCCATCACCCCGCCCGCCGGTCTGGACGCCACCCTGCGCGACTACCAGCTGCGCGGACTCGCCTGGCTGGACCTCATGACCTCGCTCGGGCTCGGCGGCTGCCTCGCCGACGACATGGGCCTCGGCAAGACCGTCACCCTCATCGCCCTCCATCTGCGCCGCGCCCGTCGCGCCCCCACCCTGGTCGTCTGCCCCGCCTCCCTGCTCGGCAACTGGCAGCGGGAGATCCGGCGCTTCGCCCCCGGCGTCCCCGTCCGCCGCTTCCATGGCGCCGACCGTTCCCTGGACGGACTCGACGAGGGCCCCGGCACCGGCGGATTCGTCCTCACCACCTACGGGACCCTGCGCACCAGCGCCCCCCAACTGGCCGGGCAGGAATGGGGGATGGTCGTCGCCGACGAGGCCCAGCATGTCAAGAACCCCTTCTCCGCGACGGCCAAGGCACTGCGCACGATCCCGACGCCTGCCAGGGTCGCCCTCACCGGCACCCCCGTGGAGAACAACCTCTCCGAGCTGTGGGCCCTGCTCGACTGGACCACCCCCGGCCTCCTCGGTCCTCTCAAGGCCTTCCGCTCCCGCCACGCCCGCGCCGTGGAGAACAGCGAGGAGATCGAGAACGAGGAGGCCGTCGAGCGCCTCGCCCGCCTCGTCAGGCCCTTCCTGCTGCGCCGCCGCAAGTCCGACCCCGGCATCGTCCCCGAGCTGCCGCCCAAGACCGAGTCCGACCACCCCGTGGCGCTCACCCGTGAACAGGCCTCGCTCTACGAGGCGGTGGTCCGCGAGACCATGGCGCAGATCGAGGGCGCCGAGGGCATCGCCCGCCGCGGGCTCGTGATGAAGCTGCTCACCTCGCTCAAGCAGATCTGCAACCACCCCGCCCAGTACCTCAAGGAGCAGACGGCCAAGGGCGGCGGAACGGCCCGGCTCGCCGGCCGCTCGGGCAAGCTCGCCCTGCTCGACGAACTCCTCGACACGATCCTCGCCGAGGACGGCGCCGTCCTCGTCTTCACCCAGTACGTGACCATGGCCCGGCTCCTCGCCGACCACCTGGCTGCCCGCGCGATCCCGGCCCAACTGCTGCACGGAGGCACCCCCGTGGCCGAGCGCGAGCGGATGGTGGACCGCTTCCAATCCGGCGACGTGCCCGTCTTCCTGCTGTCGCTGAAGGCGGCCGGCACCGGGCTCAACCTCACCCGGGCCGGACACGTCGTCCACTTCGACCGCTGGTGGAACCCGGCCGTCGAGGAGCAGGCCACCGACCGGGCCTACCGCATCGGACAGACCCAGCCGGTCCAGGTCCACCGGCTGATCGCCGAGGGCACCGTGGAGGACCGCATCGCCGAGATGCTGCGCGCCAAGCGGGCCCTCGCCGACGCCGTCCTCGGCTCCGGGGAGGCCGCGCTGACCGAACTGACCGACCGCGAGCTGGCGGACCTGGTCTCGCTGAGGAGGCCGTCATGA
- a CDS encoding alpha/beta fold hydrolase codes for MTLLARAGMTMAAVLTAAACVGSAPGSAAGASPAATSAADTPGLTDHRPCPGQPDVTCADLTVPLDRGGAVPGTLKLRTAVLGKADAPRGTLLLLTGGPGQPGVPFVARIRSRLPEALAEYRLVMIDQRGTGEAAIDCPALQKEVGSSDTVAPTRGAVTACADSLGRNRNFYTTADTVADLEDLRRALRVPTWTVDGVSYGTFTGAQYALTHPHRVRRLVLDSVVPLDGGGVLYEDSLGHSAQVLRTACREQRCGFDPARDLATVVRRDRNGVGVFNLLVIASIIDPKLEDPRFGILNALHASAGGDRARLDALVAGFSEPSGETPADFSSGLHAATLCADSRWPWGDAAAPVAGRERALKRAVHRIRPADVWPFERETAGGQGIPQTCLPWPTSRPNRAAPGRTLTMPVLLLAGDRDLSTPVKWAREVAAVTPRAELVVIEGAGHSTQSRSDAGARAATEFLLR; via the coding sequence ATGACCTTACTGGCCAGAGCCGGCATGACCATGGCGGCCGTCCTGACGGCCGCCGCGTGCGTCGGCTCCGCCCCGGGCAGCGCCGCCGGTGCCTCACCGGCGGCCACATCGGCGGCGGACACACCCGGGCTCACCGACCACCGGCCCTGCCCCGGGCAGCCCGATGTGACCTGCGCCGACCTCACCGTCCCCCTGGACCGCGGCGGGGCCGTACCCGGCACACTGAAGCTCCGGACCGCCGTCCTCGGCAAGGCCGACGCACCGCGCGGGACGCTCCTCCTCCTCACCGGCGGCCCCGGCCAACCGGGCGTCCCCTTCGTCGCGAGGATCCGCTCCCGCCTCCCCGAGGCGCTCGCCGAATACCGCCTGGTCATGATCGACCAGCGGGGGACCGGCGAGGCGGCCATCGACTGCCCCGCGCTCCAGAAGGAGGTCGGCAGCAGCGACACCGTCGCCCCCACGCGCGGAGCCGTCACCGCCTGCGCCGACAGCCTCGGCCGGAACCGGAACTTCTACACCACCGCCGACACCGTGGCCGACCTGGAGGACCTGCGCCGAGCCCTGCGCGTGCCGACCTGGACGGTCGACGGGGTGTCGTACGGGACGTTCACCGGCGCCCAGTACGCCCTCACCCACCCCCACCGGGTGCGACGACTCGTCCTGGACTCCGTCGTTCCGCTCGACGGCGGCGGAGTGCTGTACGAGGACTCGCTCGGCCACTCCGCACAGGTGCTCCGCACCGCCTGCCGTGAACAGCGGTGCGGCTTCGACCCGGCGCGGGACCTCGCGACGGTGGTGCGCCGCGACCGAAACGGAGTCGGCGTCTTCAACCTGCTGGTCATCGCCAGCATCATCGACCCGAAGCTCGAAGACCCGCGCTTCGGCATTCTGAACGCCCTCCACGCCTCGGCGGGCGGCGACCGCGCGCGGCTCGACGCGCTCGTCGCCGGCTTCTCCGAACCGTCCGGGGAGACTCCGGCCGACTTCAGCTCCGGCCTGCACGCCGCCACGCTCTGCGCGGACTCGCGCTGGCCCTGGGGCGACGCCGCCGCACCCGTCGCGGGCCGGGAGCGCGCCCTGAAGCGGGCCGTGCACCGGATCAGGCCGGCCGACGTCTGGCCGTTCGAACGGGAGACGGCGGGCGGCCAGGGCATTCCGCAGACCTGCCTCCCCTGGCCGACCTCCCGCCCCAACCGGGCGGCGCCGGGACGGACGCTGACCATGCCGGTCCTGCTCCTGGCGGGGGACCGGGACCTGTCCACGCCGGTGAAGTGGGCCCGCGAGGTGGCCGCGGTGACTCCCCGGGCCGAACTGGTCGTCATCGAAGGCGCCGGTCACTCCACACAGAGCCGCAGCGACGCGGGAGCACGGGCGGCCACGGAGTTCCTGCTCCGGTAG